One window of the Colletotrichum lupini chromosome 9, complete sequence genome contains the following:
- a CDS encoding polynucleotide kinase 3 phosphatase, with amino-acid sequence MSTSSSSTTKRKQRESISPPAVKRKVQSGTTSKLFYAYIIPTSQKPKDRTIWTERAPNDDTPATLLVGRYEPEEPSTESEKRRKVAAFDLDSTLITTASGKKHADAAEDWKWWHASVPGKLRDMYNNEGYRIVVLSNQAGIVLHADPKARTPKSTKDRASAFKQKVNAVLTQLNIPTTIYAATEKDIYRKPRPGMWKELCADYDLTEDVDLEESIFVGDAGGRIAASKFSKDFSCSDRNLAHNIGITYKTPEEFFLDEKPRDFVREFDIVHFPYPKDPNSETSSALFEKKNKQDIVLCCGPPGAGKSTFFWKYLKPLGYERINQDTLKTRDKCVQAAKELLSGGQSIAIDNTNADPDTRAIWVQLAAKHDLPIRCVWFKTPLHICEHNDAVRSMNESLNPELRTALPRMAFNGFKSRFKEPKVKEGFQDITELEFAFRGTKEEHEICSKTFPANANVPAARVDETLTQVRRKSQPTPRMSTILHDDV; translated from the exons ATGTCGACCTCAAGTTCGTCTACCACGAAGCGGAAGCAAAGAGAATCAATTTCTCCACCGGCGGTCAAACGGAAGGTTCAGAGCGGCACAACGAGTAAACTCTTCTATGCCTACATCATC CCTACTTCTCAAAAGCCAAAGGACCGCACAATATGGACCGAACGCGCACCGAACGACGACACCCCTGCGACACTGCTCGTTGGCCGCTACGAACCAGAGGAGCCCTCGACCGAGTCGGAAAAGAGGAGGAAGGTAGCTGCCTTTGACCTG GATTCGACCCTAATAACAACTGCTTCGGGCAAGAAACATGCCGACGCCGCCGAAGACTGGAAGTGGTGGCATGCTTCTGTTCCTGGTAAGCTGCGGGACATGTACAACAACGAAGG ATACCGTATTGTGGTGCTGTCCAATCAAGCCGGTATTGTTCTCCACGCCGACCCAAAAGCAAGAACGCCGAAATCGACAAAAGACCGAGCCTCGGCGTTCAAGCAAAAGGTCAATGCCGTCTTGACACAGCTCAATATCCCGACCACGATTTACGCAGCCACAGAGAAAGACATATACAGAAAACCGAGGCCGGGGATGTGGAAGGAACTTTGCGCTGATTATGACCTTACGGAAGACGTTGACCTGGAGGAGAGCATCTTCGTTGGTGACGCCGGTGGTCGCATTGCGGCATCGAAATTCTCCAAAGACTTCAGCTGCTCCGACCGAAATCTTGCCCATAACATTGGGATCACATACAAAACCCCAGAAGAGTTCTTCCTCGACGAGAAGCCTCGGGACTTTGTCCGAGAATTCGACATCGTCCATTTCCCGTACCCGAAGGACCCCAATTCAGAGACATCAAGTGCCCTCTTTGAGAAGAAGAACAAGCAGGACATTGTCCTCTGCTGCGGCCCGCCAGGTGCTGGGAAAAGTACATTCTTCTGGAAGTACCTCAAACCGTTAGGTTATGAGCGCATCAACCAAGACACTTTGAAGAC TCGAGACAAGTGCGTGCAAGCCGCCAAAGAGCTACTTAGTGGGGGCCAATCAATAGCAATAG ACAACACGAATGCTGATCCCGATACGAGAGCTATCTGGGTCCAGCTTGCAGCGAAACACGACCTTCCAATCAGATGTGTTTGGTTCAAGACGCCACTTCATATTTGCGAACACAACGATGCTGTACGATCCATGAATGAATCC CTTAACCCCGAGTTACGAACCGCACTGCCTAGGATGGCCTTCAACGGATTCAAATCCCGCTTCAAGGAACCAAAAGTGAAGGAGGGTTTTCAAGACATTACCGAACTCGAATTCGCCTTCAGAGGAACTAAGGAAGAGCACGAA ATCTGCTCCAAAACATTTCCAGCCAACGCGAATGTGCCAGCGGCTCGAGTCGATGAAACTCTGACGCAAGTCCGGCGCAAGTCCCAGCCGACGCCACGAATGTCCACCATACTTCACGACGATGTCTGA
- a CDS encoding major facilitator superfamily transporter, translated as MSTTMISALLIRPISISIVPKKPKLANIGRYCIGSFESLHHCTGNFVPVIHFLIAIKILTAMQETSKSTSVTTVVNGLIRNVGGLYACRLVLGACEGGLFPSLNMYLTMVYERDEIAKRTSYLVSCMALSGAFGGLLAYGLLQMDGVGGYAGWRWVYLIEGAFSIICAFAVWFGLPSDGRNAYFLSDEERVIMDTRHQERLDYMGSNELDWNEVKLAFLDPKTWLSAWTQFCQNILTDGLGTFLPSILHAMGHGTLASNYLKIPVYCFGALAFFTFAFLSDKYGKCGMVSAVGYVILIVFSNSAVEYFACFVCIIAVYNGTGLNLAWLNVNTAPQYRRATAIEIQQTVGNTAGAVADQIYRTVTECLIVIHWLFLRRLDKEKQVILAGTGLDTRKQRTGDRDVEFMHRL; from the exons ATGTCAACAACCATGATATCAGCGTTGCTCATTCGACCAATATCCATATCGATCGTGCCAAAGAAGCCAAAGTT AGCCAACATCGGTAGGTATTGCATAGGTTCCTTTGAGAGTCTCCATCACTGTACCGGAAACTTTGTTCCTGTCATCCACTTCCTAATTGCGATCAAAATCCTAACCGCGATGCAGGAAACGTCAAAGTCGACG TCCGTCACGACAGTAGTCAATGGTCTAATTCGGAATGTCGGCGGCCTGTACGCCTGTCGTTTGGTCCTTGGCGCTTGCGAAGGCGGTCTATTCCCTTCTCTCAACATGTACCTAACTATGGTATATGAACGAGACGAGATCGCGAAGCGCACGTCCTACCTCGTCTCGTGCATGGCATTATCCGGTGCCTTTGGGGGCCTGTTGGCGTACGGGTTGTTACAAATGGACGGCGTTGGTGGATACGCTGGCTGGAGATGGGTGTATCTCATCGAGGGGGCGTTTAGTATCATATGCGCCTTTGCTGTATGGTTCGGATTGCCTAGCGATGGCCGCAATGCATACTTCCTCAGTGATGAGGAGCGAGTCATCATGGACACGCGGCATCAGGAGAGATTGGACTACATGGGCAGCAACGAGCTTGATTGGAATGAAGTGAAGCTTGCTTTTTTGGACCCAAAGACTTGGCTCAG CGCGTGGACTCAATTTTGCCAGAATATTTTGACAGACGGACTCGGCACTTTCTTGCCCTCCATTTTGCACGCCATGGGTCACGGTACGCTGGCTAGCAACTATCTGAAAATACCCGTGTATTGCTTTGGAGCACTGGCATTCTTCACCTTCGCTTTTCTGTCAGACAAGTACGGAAAGTGCGGCATGGTGA GCGCAGTAGGCTATGTAATACTGATTGTTTTCAGTAACAGTGCTGTCGAATATTTTGCCTGCTTCGTCTGCATTATCGCAGTGTACAACGGCACAGGGCTGAACCTGGCATGGCTCAACGTCAATACAGCACCACAATATCGGCGCGCTACGGCCATTGAGATTCAACAGACAGTCGGCAATACTGCCGGTGCTGTGGCAGATCAGATATACAGAA CCGTCACCGAGTGTCTGATCGTCATTCATTGGCTATTCCTCAGACGCCTAGACAAAGAGAAGCAGGTTATTCTGGCCGGGACCGGGCTAGATACGAGGAAGCAGCGGACAGGCGACCGAGACGTTGAGTTTATGCACCGTCTTTGA
- a CDS encoding hydantoinase B/oxoprolinase encodes MGSLGPSRKRIRIAIDRGGTFTDVHAYIPGSDEPEMVFKLLSVDPRNYKDAPTEGIRRVLAHYRGAPVSRDEPLDISDVESVRMGTTVATNALLERQGERVAFLTTKGFRDLLVIGNQARPHIFDLSIHKLQNLYEKVVEVEERVTMEEFLENPEKQHIYVESDPELVKGLTGEPVRVLKKPDLGVVASQLRDLKAEGFKSVAICFIHSYLYPDHENEVAELARSMGFDVSVSSELQPTIKMVSRGNSANADAYLSPLIRRYVRDFGSGFKGGLDAIASKLLFMQSDGGLCLWQNFSGLRAILSGPAGGVIGFGKSCYDPETKMPVIGFDMGGTSTDVSRFSGTYDHVFETETAEVTLQTPQLDINTVAAGGGSILHWKNGLFAIGPDSAGAHPGPVCYRKGGPLTVTDANLFLGRLRPEYFPSIFGPKENEPLDYGAAAAAFHTLTEKINSEEGKSFTPEEVASGFLRVANESMSRPIRSLTEGRGIRTSDHVLATFGGAGGQHACDVAEALGVERVVIHRLSSILSAYGMALADLTHEIQRPKAAELSELSDEQLTEEFKVLMDEATATLVAQGFSDEQIEHELFLNLRYKGTNSSLMIRKPEGSWSFTRQFVEHHEEEFGFVLNRDILVEDIRVRALGKTPDSNVTSVSQALKSVETRLVESSKKASTTKLYTSGKWHEVDLFKLEDLAPGERVVGPAIILDQTQTIMIQPSWIATVLPRHLLLDKESTSLGSVSGAVKLSAETDEVDPIQLSVFGHRFMSIAEQMGRSLQMTSVSVNIKERLDYSCAIFSPTGCLVANAPHIPCHLGAMSYAVAYQAERWGNSLRPGDVLVSNHPAAGGSHLPDVTVISPVIDEDTNEVLFWTASRAHHADIGGISAGSMPPHSKEIWQEGASFLSFKMVDGGRFDEEGLAEIMLRKPASYPGSSGTRTWNDNVSDLKAQIAANQKGIRLIQDSIKEYGLPTVQKYMLGIQNNAEKVVRNLLRQVHDQFDGLPLEAEDQMDDGSKLKLKIRINREEGSAVFDFTGTSREMYGNLNAPRAITFSAIIYVLRSLVKEDIPLNQGCLAPINVIIPSGTIISPSLGAATVGGNVETSQRVTDVVLRAFQAAAASQGTCNNLTFGYGGEMVDGKAKPGFGYYETIAGGAGAGPSWEGQSGVHVHMTNTRITDPESLERRYPCILREFGIRRGSGGRGKYNGGDGCIREIEFRRDLHVSVLSERRTVPPYGLAGGEPGALGENVWVRHDEYGTREINLGGKNSCEMKRGDRIIIRSPGGGAYGAL; translated from the exons ATGGGCTCACTTGGGCCAAGTAGAAAGAGAATTAGAATCGCGATAG ATCGCGGCGGCACCTTCACCGATGTGCACGCTTATATACCCGGCTCTGATGAACCAGAGATGGTATTCAAACTCCTTTCAGTAGACCCAAGAAACTACAAAGATGCACCGACCGAAGGTATACGACGGGTCCTGGCGCATTACAGAGGCGCACCAGTATCCCGCGATGAGCCCCTCGATATCTCTGACGTCGAATCAGTTCGAATGGGAACGACTGTGGCGACGAACGCCCTGCTAGAACGACAGGGCGAGCGCGTCGCATTTTTAACAACCAAAGGCTTCCGGGATTTGCTCGTCATTGGCAACCAAGCCCGGCCGCACATCTTTGATTTGAGTATCCACAAGTTGCAGAATCTGTACGAGAAAGTTGTCGAGGTTGAAGAGCGTGTGACGATGGAGGAGTTCTTGGAGAATCCGGAGAAACAGCATATTTATGTTGAAAGCGATCCGGAGCTTGTGAAGGGATTGACGGGCGAGCCGGTTCGAGTCCTCAAGAAGCCTGATCTGGGGGTCGTAGCAAGCCAGTTGAGGGATCTGAAGGCTGAGGGCTTTAAGAGTGTTGCGATTTGCTTCATTCACTCCTATCTCTACCCCGATCACGAGAATGAGGTAGCGGAACTAGCGCGATCTATGGGCTTCGATGTTTCCGTGTCTTCTGAACTGCAGCCAACA ATCAAGATGGTATCCCGAGGAAACTCAGCAAACGCCGACGCGTATCTCTCCCCCCTCATCCGCCGGTACGTCCGCGACTTTGGCAGTGGCTTCAAAGGCGGCCTAGACGCCATCGCGAGCAAGCTCCTCTTCATGCAAAGCGACGGCGGGCTCTGTCTCTGGCAGAACTTTTCTGGACTACGCGCAATCCTTTCCGGTCCCGCTGGTGGTGTTATCGGCTTCGGCAAGTCCTGCTATGACCCTGAGACCAAGATGCCGGTGATTGGCTTCGATATGGGCGGCACTTCGACGGACGTCAGTCGCTTTTCGGGCACGTATGATCATGTATTCGAAACGGAGACGGCTGAGGTCACGTTGCAGACACCACAGTTGGATATCAACACTGTTGCTGCTGGTGGCGGCTCGATTCTGCATTGGAAGAATGGGCTGTTCGCGATTGGGCCGGAC TCTGCCGGCGCTCATCCAGGACCTGTGTGCTACCGCAAAGGCGGACCTCTCACAGTCACCGACGCAAATCTCTTCCTTGGTCGTCTACGTCCCGAATACTTCCCTTCCATCTTCGGACCAAAGGAAAATGAACCCCTCGACTACGGCGCAGCAGCCGCAGCTTTTCACACTCTGACCGAGAAGATCAACTCCGAAGAGGGGAAGTCATTTACCCCGGAAGAGGTCGCTAGCGGCTTCCTTCGCGTCGCCAACGAGAGCATGAGCAGACCCATACGCTCGCTCACCGAAGGTAGAGGCATCCGCACATCAGATCATGTCCTAGCTACATTCGGGGGCGCCGGCGGGCAACATGCGTGTGACGTCGCTGAAGCGTTGGGCGTGGAGCGCGTCGTCATACATCGGTTGTCATCCATCTTATCGGCGTACGGCATGGCGCTGGCTGATTTGACGCATGAGATTCAGCGTCCCAAGGCGGCTGAGCTTTCTGAACTCTCTGATGAACAGCTGACAGAGGAGTTCAAGGTTTTGATGGATGAAGCTACAGCGACTTTGGTCGCTCAGGGTTTCTCAGATGAACAGATCGAGCACGAGCTGTTCCTCAACCTGCGGTACAAAGGTACCAATAGCTCGCTCATGATTCGAAAGCCTGAGGGGTCGTGGAGTTTCACTCGTCAATTTGTCGAGCACCACGAAGAGGAGTTCGGCTTCGTTCTGAACCGCGACATCCTTGTCGAAGACATTCGCGTCCGCGCGTTGGGCAAGACGCCTGATTCCAACGTGACTAGCGTATCGCAAGCTCTGAAGTCTGTTGAGACTAGGCTAGTAGAGAGCAGCAAGAAGGCTAGCACTACGAAGTTGTACACAAGCGGCAAGTGGCATGAGGTCGACCTCTTCAAGCTCGAAGATCTTGCGCCGGGTGAGCGGGTCGTTGGTCCGGCAATCATCCTGGACCAGACTCAGACCATCATGATTCAGCCGTCTTGGATTGCAACTGTGCTTCCTCGTCACCTGCTTCTCGACAAGGAATCGACTTCACTCGGCTCCGTCAGTGGAGCCGTCAAACTTTCAGCAGAGACAGATGAGGTCGATCCGATCCAGCTATCAGTATTTGGTCACCGGTTCATGAGCATAGCGGAACAGATGGGCAGGTCACTGCAAATGACTTCGGTCTCCGTCAACATCAAAGAGAGGCTGGACTACTCTTGTGCCATTTTCTCACCTACAGGTTGTCTAGTAGCCAACGCGCCGCACATCCCGTGTCACCTAGGCGCCATGAGTTATGCGGTGGCCTACCAGGCCGAGCGCTGGGGTAACTCCCTTCGCCCAGGAGATGTGCTGGTCTCCAATCACCCGGCCGCCGGTGGATCCCATCTCCCCGACGTGACGGTAATCTCACCAGTGATTGACGAAGACACCAACGAAGTCCTCTTTTGGACAGCTTCTCGGGCTCATCATGCCGACATTGGCGGTATCTCGGCTGGCTCCATGCCGCCGCATTCCAAGGAGATATGGCAGGAGGGAGCTTCCTTCCTATCCTTCAAGATGGTCGACGGGGGCAGATTCGACGAGGAGGGTCTTGCTGAGATCATGCTCAGAAAGCCGGCTTCGTACCCTGGTTCTTCTGGAACAAGGACGTGGAACGATAACGTGAGCGATCTGAAGGCGCAGATAGCTGCGAATCAGAAGGGCATCAGGCTCATTCAAGATTCGATCAAGGAGTATGGTCTACCGACGGTTCAG AAATACATGCTCGGAATCCAGAACAACGCCGAGAAGGTAGTCCGAAACCTTCTCCGCCAAGTCCACGATCAGTTCGATGGTCTCCCACTCGAGGCTGAGGACCAGATGGACGATGGTTCTAAGCTCAAGCTCAAGATTCGCATCAATCGCGAAGAGGGCTCTGCTGTTTTTGATTTCACAGGGACGAGTCGGGAGATGTACGGCAACCTCAACGCACCCCGCGCCATCACCTTCAGCGCCATCATCTATGTCTTGCGTTCGCTGGTTAAGGAGGATATTCCGTTGAATCAGGGTTGCTTGGCTCCCATCAACGTCATCATACCCTCTGGGACGATTATATCTCCTTCGCTGGGTGCTGCAACAGTCGGTGGGAATGTCGAAACATCACAGAGAGTGACGGATGTGGTGTTGAGAGCGTTCCAAGCCGCAGCGGCTAGCCAGGGAACGTGTAATAACTTGACGTTTGGGTATGGAGGTGAGATGGTCGACGGAAAGGCAAAGCCTGGGTTCGGGTACTACGAG ACCATTGCAGGCGGCGCCGGTGCGGGACCAAGCTGGGAAGGCCAGTCCGGCGTACACGTCCACATGACCAACACTAGAATCACGGACCCGGAGTCTCTAGAGCGTCGGTACCCGTGTATTCTCCGTGAGTTCGGTATTCGGCGTGGGTCAGGCGGCCGAGGCAAGTATAATGGAGGAGACGGTTGTATCCGTGAGATCGAATTTCGTCGAGACTTGCACGTCAGTGTGCTAAGTGAAAGGCGGACAGTTCCTCCGTATGGTCTAGCTGGAGGTGAGCCTGGAGCTCTGGGCGAGAACGTGTGGGTTCGGCATGACGAGTACGGGACACGGGAGATCAACCTTGGCGGGAAGAACAGTTGCGAGATGAAGAGGGGAGATCGGATCATCATCA GGAGTCCGGGTGGAGGTGCATACGGTGCCTTGTGA
- a CDS encoding pectate lyase, translating to MKFSAVLAALSASAVIAAPGAESSPNNFGAIEKRASFPIPASKGTVTYKSAQSVKGTFDGGMKTYGRGVKCTGQAEGGDADAVFLLENGATLKNAIIGADQIEGVHCKGSCTINNVWWTAVCEDALSLKGDGNASIIGGGARGAEDKVIQHNGLGTVTIDGFTVVDFGKLYRSCGNCKTMGKRTVVVKNVKAYNGKMLTGINSNKGDTSTITGTCATSVKEICTEFQGTTPGNEPKKIGTGPSSACKYSTLKAC from the coding sequence ATGAAGTTCTCCGCTGTCCTCGCTGCCCTCTCGGCCTCTGCCGTCATCGCCGCCCCCGGCGCCGAGTCCTCCCCCAACAACTTCGGTGCCATCGAGAAGCGCGCCTCCTTCCCCATCCCCGCCTCCAAGGGCACCGTCACCTACAAGTCCGCCCAGTCCGTCAAGGGCACCTTCGATGGTGGCATGAAGACCTACGGCCGTGGCGTCAAGTGCACTGGCCAGGCTGAGGGTGGCGACGCTGATGCCGTCTTCCTCCTCGAGAACGGCGCTACCCTCAAGAACGCCATCATCGGTGCTGACCAGATTGAGGGTGTCCACTGCAAGGGCTCCTGCACCATCAACAACGTCTGGTGGACCGCCGTCTGCGAGGACGCTCTCTCCCTCAAGGGTGACGGCAACGCCTCCATCATTGGCGGTGGTGCCCGCGGCGCCGAGGACAAGGTCATCCAGCACAACGGTCTCGGCACCGTCACCATTGACGGCTTCACCGTCGTCGACTTCGGCAAGCTCTACCGCTCCTGCGGTAACTGCAAGACCATGGGCAAGCGCACCGTCGTTGTCAAGAACGTCAAGGCCTACAACGGCAAGATGCTCACTGGCATCAACTCCAACAAGGGTGACACCTCCACCATCACCGGCACCTGCGCCACCTCCGTCAAGGAGATCTGCACCGAGTTCCAGGGCACCACCCCCGGCAACGAGCCCAAGAAGATCGGCACTGGCCCTTCCAGCGCCTGCAAGTACTCTACCCTCAAGGCCTGCTAA
- a CDS encoding A/G-specific adenine glycosylase — MIQRRLVRRQSSLAAARRILAQVDSEPDVETKKPTSRSRSVATKKCAPVSPPASKDASEEDFNPTLQDDEGDDVKDVIEPPPKRRKVEKNPKARKADTAKLHVRLFGPPQQQPATQDACCSPAASRTHATSYHRPLLLDGQPGRCGRDALLGWFDSISTTRGMPWRKPWIDPAKTSPNDAADLRSALEKRAYEVWISEIMLQQTRVAVVIDYWNRWMARWPTIHDLAAAEPEDVLSAWRGLGYYSRATRIHEAAKLVVADPAWRGLMPSDTAELEAKVPGVGRYTAGAVAAIVFGEAAPMVDGNVLRVLSRQLGLYGNAKTDKAVIDLLWAAADALVKAVAKDGSNEDDAELSEKAPLSDRPGRWGQALMELGSTVCTPKPNCGECPVTSTCRAYAEGLQIAAKKSRKAAEKAEDIEDLCSICEPFEEAADETTLSEEDSEGESLKRKPAKGAKKGVKTQPGPKQATLSAFFTSKTAKKKEEEEEAQPKVAQIDARTLEFVAEHARKFPLKVVKKAVREEEALVCAVRCSDDGRFLIHRRPEKGLLAGLWELPSHTLPSTSGNTATSRKKDAQGYVSGLINGVGNKKWKLKHAGELGSVPWLFSHLKLTMHVHLFEVDCSEDLVSSHARHRWATVEEIDEESMGTGMRKSWALVRERYE, encoded by the coding sequence ATGATTCAACGTCGTCTAGTCCGTCGACAAAGTTCACTCGCAGCAGCCAGGAGGATCTTGGCGCAAGTCGACAGCGAGCCAGATGTAGAAACCAAGAAGCCGACGTCTAGATCACGCTCGGTAGCCACCAAAAAGTGTGCACCTGTATCACCCCCGGCATCCAAGGACGCGTCAGAAGAAGACTTCAACCCAACTCTTCAAGACGACGAAGGCGACGATGTGAAGGACGTTATTGAGCCGCCGCCAAAGAGGCGCAAGGTCGAGAAGAACCCCAAAGCTCGAAAAGCAGACACCGCAAAACTCCATGTGCGTCTCTTTGGTCCACCCCAGCAGCAGCCGGCGACGCAGGATGCCTGCTGCTCGCCCGCCGCATCAAGGACGCATGCCACCTCGTACCACCGCCCTCTCCTCCTAGATGGCCAACCCGGCCGGTGCGGGCGCGATGCTCTCCTCGGCTGGTTCGACTCCATCAGCACAACCCGCGGCATGCCCTGGCGCAAACCCTGGATCGACCCTGCAAAGACTTCGCCAAACGACGCCGCCGACCTCCGCAGCGCCCTCGAAAAGCGCGCCTACGAAGTCTGGATCAGCGAAATCATGCTCCAGCAGACCCGTGTCGCCGTGGTGATCGACTACTGGAACAGATGGATGGCCCGCTGGCCCACGATCCACGACCTCGCGGCCGCCGAGCCCGAGGACGTGCTGAGCGCCTGGCGCGGGCTGGGCTACTACAGCCGCGCCACGAGGATCCACGAGGCCGCAAAGCTGGTCGTCGCGGACCCGGCCTGGCGGGGTTTGATGCCCTCCGACACGGCCGAGCTCGAGGCCAAAGTCCCGGGCGTGGGTCGGTACACGGCCGGTGCCGTCGCTGCTATTGTGTTTGGTGAGGCGGCGCCCATGGTTGATGGGAATGTGCTTCGCGTGCTGAGCAGGCAGTTAGGGCTGTATGGGAATGCCAAGACGGACAAGGCTGTCATTGATTTGCTCTGGGCAGCTGCGGATGCGCTCGTCAAGGCCGTTGCGAAGGATGGATCTAACGAAGATGACGCTGAGCTTTCTGAGAAGGCGCCGCTGAGTGATCGTCCTGGACGGTGGGGCCAGGCCTTGATGGAACTTGGAAGCACCGTCTGCACGCCAAAGCCAAACTGCGGCGAGTGTCCAGTCACCTCTACGTGCCGAGCGTACGCAGAGGGCCTTCAAATAGCAGCCAAGAAGTCGAGGAAGGCGGCTGAAAAGGCCGAGGACATTGAGGACCTATGCTCGATTTGCGAACCCTTTGAAGAAGCCGCAGACGAGACCACGCTCTCTGAGGAAGATTCCGAAGGTGAGTCGCTCAAGCGGAAGCCGGCAAAGGGGGCTAAGAAGGGCGTAAAGACGCAACCGGGGCCAAAGCAGGCGACGTTATCCGCCTTCTTCACCTCAAAAACAGCCAAAaagaaggaggaagaggaggaagcgCAACCCAAGGTTGCCCAAATCGATGCAAGAACACTAGAATTCGTCGCGGAACACGCTCGAAAGTTCCCCCTCAAGGTGGTCAAGAAAGCAGTTAGAGAGGAAGAGGCCCTGGTCTGCGCAGTTCGGTGCAGCGACGACGGGCGATTCCTGATACACAGGCGCCCGGAGAAGGGACTCCTCGCCGGGTTGTGGGAGTTACCCAGCCACACGCTGCCGTCTACTAGCGGCAACACCGCGACGTCGCGGAAGAAGGACGCTCAAGGATATGTATCGGGACTCATCAACGGTGTTGGAAACAAGAAGTGGAAGCTGAAACATGCCGGGGAGCTGGGCAGTGTGCCGTGGTTGTTTTCTCACCTGAAGCTTACGATGCATGTGCATCTCTTCGAGGTAGATTGCTCTGAAGACCTCGTCTCGTCGCACGCGCGACATCGATGGGCTACGGTTGAGGAGATTGATGAGGAGTCTATGGGGACTGGGATGCGCAAGTCCTGGGCCTTGGTGAGGGAGAGGTACGAGTAG
- a CDS encoding phosphatidylethanolamine-binding protein, which translates to MSLSDHAQKLTSTLEQAKLVPGSAAVLIPEGFRPTIKLEVSFADKAVDVGNFFRAGECKLAPSISFAAEEGAESGASYTLFLTDPDAPTPDNPQFAFWRHWVLPGLQPLSGGAVVAQTKPALTEFLGPGPKDDSKPHRYLFLLYREPQGLDLKKEDVGGEEFVQRRSWKPAEFADKHGLKLVGVNWMTCAGDGWTE; encoded by the exons ATGTCACTCTCCGACCACGCGCAAAAGCTCACTAGCACGCTCGAGCAAGCCAAGCTCGTCCCGGGCTCAGCGGCGGTACTGATACCAGAGGGGTTTAGGCCGACGATCAAGCTCGAGGTCTCGTTCGCGGATAAGGCCGTCGATGTGGGCAACTTCTTCCGCGCGGGCGAGTGCAAGCTTGCACCCAGCATCTCGTTCGCGGCCGAGGAGGGAGCCGAATCCGGTGCCTCGTACACCCTCTTCCTAACAGACCCGGACGCGCCCACCCCGGACAACCCGCAGTTTGCGTTCTGGCGCCATTGGGTCCTACCCGGGCTGCAGCCGCTCAGTGGGGGCGCGGTCGTTGCGCAGACGAAGCCGGCGTTGACTGAGTTTCTCGGACCCGGACCCAAGGACGA CTCAAAGCCGCACAGGTACCTCTTCCTGCTCTACCGGGAACCCCAAGGACTGGATCTCAAGAAGGAGGATGTCGGCGGAGAGGAATTTGTTCAGAGGCGCTCATGGAAGCCTGCTGAGTTCGCGGACAAGCATGGTCTGAAGCTCGTTGGAGTGAACTGGATGACCTGCGCTGGCGATGGCTGGACAGAGTGA